In the Dysidea avara chromosome 14, odDysAvar1.4, whole genome shotgun sequence genome, TGAAAATAGGTGCGgactttttaaggccgcacctattttcacagcttggctgttttgtgcaGATATGCTTTACTGTAAAAGATCGGGCTATACATCTtttctgtgtgttatactcTATTGTTCTTGTTCTTGTAGAGTGTGAATAATGCTGCTGTTTAATATATAGTTTTACCACATTTGCTGTTGTAATAGAtagtaattgttaaataaacaaTCGGACGTTTCTTCAGACAAGCACTGTTGGTAGCCATGGCACAAAAAAAACAATTGATTCATGGGTGATTATGTCACTTTGTATTATCGATTGTGTAGCATCACCAATAAACTAATTCAGGCATTCAAGTTGCATCTTGCAATCAGGGTTTTTGATAAGTATTTCACTCTGAGCCAAACTGGCCCAACccagacatctactgctccaccagtagtataccactggGCCAATCAGCTTATGTTTGATGTGTATTAGTCACAAAGCTGGACTAGTACTGAGAAAATTGGAGCAGAAGCCATGAGTTGTGTGGGTCATTTTGTGTTAAAACTGGGCCAATGGAGCGCCATATTGCCTTATCAAATACCCTGCTTGCAATGAACAAAAACAATTTTATCCATAATGTTTGTTCTCCCTAGAAACATGCTCACTTTCTTATAACAAGGAGCTGTTGTCAATACACTTTGTGTGATGATGGAGGCTAGAAGGGAGCAGCGCAGGAGGTACCTCTCCTTGGGGATCATGATATTTAGCATGCTGGGATGTTCTATTGGttagtgtatgtgcatgtgtgaggACCGTGTTGtatttgtagtgtgtgtagagTAAATAGTGCTCAGTCACAGTGGTCTGCATTTGTGTAGATGATTTGTGTATGTGATATTATTGGAATGTGTTGTTATTTCAACAAAGTTATACAGTTATCAGTACTGTTACATCTTACAGGATTTTCCATCATATTTGGATCAGTTTGGCCTTATTATCAAAAGGTCAGTGATTGATTGAGTGTGTAGGATGTGTTAGTTGTTGACATCAGTTTGAAGGACAAAATTTGTATGTCCATCATATAAACATTTGCTCATATGTATACACATACTTGTACATGCACAGTATatggaaatactctaatagaacagtcacatgttatTACTTTTTGCATTTACAGTTGCTGTTCTAGAAGTCCAAACTATGCCATGCAGGCTTAAATGTTACTTCCTACACAGATTGACCATTCAGCTTCAAAGTCCTTCCTTGGTTTTATTGTGGCATCGTTTAGTTTTGGTCAGTTGGTAACATCACCACTGATTGGGATGTGGTCAAATTATCGGCCGATCAAGGAGCCCCTGATTATAACACTGCTCATCTCCACTGGAGGGTACCTCATGTACGCTTATGCTGGAGCCTTTGAACATGCTGGCAAATGGGTGTTGATAACTAGCAGGTTTATTATGGGACTAGCTGCAGGTAAATATGTGTACTGTAGTACTCTATATACTGTGCATTTCCCATTGTGTACCATTGTAAACTCATTGGTGCCCATCTATTTAAAAAGACCACCTACTTGTAGTGGCCACCTTTAGTAGGTCCGAAACATAGCGAGGACATAAATAGTAAGCCTTACTCATTTTTTTTCTCTTTATCCTATATGTGGTCGGGGCATCATTTGtatttttgtttttgtgtgttctAGGAAATATTGCTCTGGCAAGGTCGTATATGGCAGCTGCTACCATGGAAGCAGAGAGGAACACAGCAATGTCCTTGTTGGCCAGTATGCAAGCACTTGGCTTCATCTTAGGAccaggtgtgtagtgtgtgtgtgtgttttagtgtagtgtagtgtgtatgctGTAGTGCCTGGTTCCTATGTTCTCCATAAAAATGCATTATTGTGTTGTCGTTGATCATGTATACATTATACTGAACTCACACCCTTCATAGACAGTGTACACTTGTGTAGGTGAGAGCATATCACCTACACAAGTGTGGAAACATACATTTATATAAACAAACTTCACAAATTGACTGGtttaaatttgaaataaattttcaCATTTTTTGACACTCAGAAGTTTTCATGATTTTTTCAGTTTGTGAAACATAAAGATTTGTTTCATATAAACATTTTTGGATACATAATGTATTGTTCGTCATGTTACTCTGTTGTATTTGCAATAGCAATTGGTTTACTGTTCCAGCCACTGGGTGAAGATGGGGTAGAATGGAGCAGTATTAAGCTCTACTTCAACCTCTACACTGGTCCAGGATTTCTTGGTGCCATCTTGAGCATCATCAACATCTTAATGGTCATCTTCTTGTTCAAGGAATATAACTTACAAGGGATCAAGAGGAGGCTACATCTCAGTAGactgtgttgttattgtgtgtacaAGGGAGAAGAACACAGGCCTTTAATTGACAGGGAAGTTAATGGTGAGTTGTGTATGGACAGTCTTCATACTTTGAAAGTCAGATTTTGCATCATGCATGATAATTTGTACAAAATTATCTCATAGCTGTCATTGTCATCCCTCACATGTTATAGCCACATGGCTGTTGATATGAATGTTGTAGTAGTTAAGTGGTATATGTATTATAAGCATGTTGATACTAGACTTTATTCACTAAATTTCTGTGTCAAAATattttatacatacagtacttccTGATCCTTATAGGTGAAGATGGAGGGAGGGATGATCCTGGACCATTATACCATTATGACCACATTGCTGCTTGGTCTTCTATTATCATATTCTTCCTTGTACTAATTGTGTTTGCTGTGATAGACACGTGAGTTGATACCCAGTATGTGTGAATAATAGATTGTGCCTTTGTAgtgttgtatgtatgtctgtgtgtgtgtgtgtggtgtgtgtgatACATCAGTGATAAGGGTAGTGTAAATAATGAAAAATGTCCTCTtctatgtgtgtagtgtgttaggCTAAACACAGTAACTCATCAAAGTActaaatcactctaatagaacaatcggtGTACTCATTATTCCTGTATAGCTTGTTGACACCGATGGCTGAGGATGAGTATGGTTGGAGTGGAGAGAAAGCAACTTTTGTAGTGAACCTTCTGTCAGCCATCAATGCTGTCTTGTCTGTTTTGTCCTTCATGAGCACCAGGTTCATCCTCAAATGGTAAGTGACATATGACCAATACAGTATACACCTGTACTGTGGTCATGTGTACAGAGTAGTGTTCATTGTAATATTGTAAGCCCCTTGGATACACTCACTATCTATATATAGTATGGTACGCAGATAACTTTATAACACACATAGTAGGTACTGCATACccagaaatttttgtggtatgTATATTTCACAGTTATGTCCTTAGTCAGgattttcacattttaaatTTCACGGATGCCTATTGGGCCATAACTTTCGTGTTTTAAATTTCATGGATTACTGTTGTTCTATTCTATTGTTCTCAATTACACAGCTACGAAGGGTCTGCTTTCATAAGTTGATATTTACTTCAATCATCATACAGATTGCTAAACCGAATCTGAACCAAGTAGCACAGTACCAGCAATCTCTGTACGAGGCATACTAGTAGTCTATACTCTTGTAGTaggccagcttcttttgtgagccacgcccactttgaAATTGGGAATGTGTGATAACGTTTGTAGGTATAAGTGGAGTCCACATATGCCTACAATACTAGGGAgccacactaatttattagTAAGGTGAGTTGAAGTTTGTAGGACACATATAAATTTTCATGTGATAAAATTTCATGGCAATTTTACTAACTGTGAAAACCGTGAAAATTACGTACCACGAAATTTCTGGGTATGCGATATATCATAGACCACCCATGACATGCAAGCAGCAATCTAGGTGCTCACACAGGTAATTCTCTTTTCCTCACAGTGTTCCAGAGAGGGTAGTGTTTATAGGTGGATTGATCCTCATGATTGTTGGCATGGTGATATGGCTACCCTTAGGGCCTGATAAACCACCCATCCAAATGACAGGTTTGGTTCCTTAatggtgtatgtgtgtttgaTAGCTGCTTTAATTATCATCCTCCTATCAAGAGCTTCACAGTAGAtaattatccacacaaaaacagccaagctgtgaaaaaatggtgctgctttaaaaatcctgggtgaaaaaagttgtgaaatcaaaggtgatggccaagaaatggctgcaatgatgttaatgctaaaaaagtttaataatggctgtgtacattagtgttgcaccgataatcggttcaataatcggtatcgggccgatattggctactagccgattaatcggttttgattaaatatcAAGGctgatgttaatctccactgcgctgtgtagtataatgatgtgggggaggctagacataagttatttggcattttaattaagttatgtgttaatggtttagcaagccatgcccataataaactgtcagggtttaggccatgcccaacaataaactgaggtttttaggtttctatgtagtaccagccacttgtctcaactgtatagcagtagtaaaatgtacttaaaacctgtttaccatgagtaacttttacttgtggtatacatctaactttacattttagcctagaatgagctgtatatcaatggttatgtcactaatatgagccatttaataatgatgagatgagtgttagtgttattagtgtctatcggatcggttatcggtattggctaattctgttgcttaacatcggttatcggaataatcggctaatttggatatcggtgcaacactagtgtacattgttaaaatttattagcataacatcattgcagctatttcttggccaccacctttgatttcacaacttttttcacccaggctttttaaaacagcgccatttttcacagcttggctgtttttgtgtggatttcacttctttttgtactttataaggcagCCCATGGCTGAgtttgaggtttgttttcacTCACATTtctgtagatacaatgatgattattgaagacaaacTTATAAAtgtgtttcattgcatgatttaattcaaaatttgataatattattgtaatactataatagagtgcacattttttgagaacttttaatagaacatgcatagaatgttctagaacaatctattgctagatctatgaaattacaaacatttgattagAAACTAGAAATTGCATTTATAAAATTGCATTTATTAAAGCAGAAATTATGTGAGGTGGtaagccaaggtagcagtggttcagtggttaaggatgcaggtgttaggtatggaggtatctggttcgaactctggtaaggttttgttttcgacattttttgtactagtggtgactgctctattagagtatcttgatcccatgattttacacttgcttggtttttgctttataactttttgctgtaactctattgctattcaaactatcaaaaggcactgctatcaTCCTTAGCAAAAATCCTACTAGAAGTCCTCCAGTCATAATGCACATAGTTTATATTCATGTGTAGCTTGATCAAGTATAATACAATAGTCACATCAGTGGAAACACTTTCACTTTTGTAGTGGTCTATCCAATCATACAGTAAtgtatttccttggttaaacgCTGCACCTGTAATAGTCTCTGCGTTGTATATAGTACAAGCTTATCTTATCAtttagttactttattatattgttCCTCTTCTCTTGATAGATGTACTAAGCAACTACACTGGTGATCCACTAGATAACAGTACTAGTAAACTGGGTTGTGATTATCACAAACAGTCATGGTGTTTGGACCAGCCAAAGATCTACTTGTTCCAATATGTTGTTGGTCTGTACATCCTCACACCGGGCTACTGTGCCAGCAGCTTAATCTGTTATACCATGTTCTCTAAGATATTGGGACCCCGACCACAGgtaatgtgtgtgtagtgtgtatgtgtgtagtgtagtgtagtgtcaACATACTTTACTGGTCACTACTTCATGTACTCATTTACTGGTGTCACTTCTAGGGTTTGATGATGGGTTTCATATCAGCAGCTGGTAGTGCAGGTCGTACAGCAGGACCATTACTACTGGCTAATGTGTACTACACTAAAGGACCAAGGACTACATTTATAATGTGTATTGGAATAATCAGTGTAGCTCTAGCCACTCTACTGATCTTCTACCGAAGAATGATCCCTTATTCTACATTCAGACAGAAGCACAGTACAAGATTAAAACTGTTAGTTAATTTAAACTCAGATTCTGCAGTACAAGATTCAGCCATAATAGACAAgtccaataataataatatatagtacCTACTACCACAGCCAGCTATCTGCTATATCAgcaatattatttttaatgaaTCAGTCCTATTGTAATTCATCCCATAATGATCACAATCATTAACTGTTGTATCACTTATTATAATAAAATGATTTATAGTAATTCAGTGACACAGCCGAGGATGAGCCTGGatgccactccaaataaatt is a window encoding:
- the LOC136244334 gene encoding major facilitator superfamily domain-containing protein 8-like isoform X1, with amino-acid sequence MMEARREQRRRYLSLGIMIFSMLGCSIGFSIIFGSVWPYYQKIDHSASKSFLGFIVASFSFGQLVTSPLIGMWSNYRPIKEPLIITLLISTGGYLMYAYAGAFEHAGKWVLITSRFIMGLAAGNIALARSYMAAATMEAERNTAMSLLASMQALGFILGPAIGLLFQPLGEDGVEWSSIKLYFNLYTGPGFLGAILSIINILMVIFLFKEYNLQGIKRRLHLSRLCCYCVYKGEEHRPLIDREVNGEDGGRDDPGPLYHYDHIAAWSSIIIFFLVLIVFAVIDTLLTPMAEDEYGWSGEKATFVVNLLSAINAVLSVLSFMSTRFILKCVPERVVFIGGLILMIVGMVIWLPLGPDKPPIQMTDVLSNYTGDPLDNSTSKLGCDYHKQSWCLDQPKIYLFQYVVGLYILTPGYCASSLICYTMFSKILGPRPQGLMMGFISAAGSAGRTAGPLLLANVYYTKGPRTTFIMCIGIISVALATLLIFYRRMIPYSTFRQKHSTRLKLLVNLNSDSAVQDSAIIDKSNNNNI
- the LOC136244334 gene encoding major facilitator superfamily domain-containing protein 8-like isoform X2 — its product is MLLPTQIDHSASKSFLGFIVASFSFGQLVTSPLIGMWSNYRPIKEPLIITLLISTGGYLMYAYAGAFEHAGKWVLITSRFIMGLAAGNIALARSYMAAATMEAERNTAMSLLASMQALGFILGPAIGLLFQPLGEDGVEWSSIKLYFNLYTGPGFLGAILSIINILMVIFLFKEYNLQGIKRRLHLSRLCCYCVYKGEEHRPLIDREVNGEDGGRDDPGPLYHYDHIAAWSSIIIFFLVLIVFAVIDTLLTPMAEDEYGWSGEKATFVVNLLSAINAVLSVLSFMSTRFILKCVPERVVFIGGLILMIVGMVIWLPLGPDKPPIQMTDVLSNYTGDPLDNSTSKLGCDYHKQSWCLDQPKIYLFQYVVGLYILTPGYCASSLICYTMFSKILGPRPQGLMMGFISAAGSAGRTAGPLLLANVYYTKGPRTTFIMCIGIISVALATLLIFYRRMIPYSTFRQKHSTRLKLLVNLNSDSAVQDSAIIDKSNNNNI